One stretch of Excalfactoria chinensis isolate bCotChi1 chromosome 2, bCotChi1.hap2, whole genome shotgun sequence DNA includes these proteins:
- the LRRD1 gene encoding leucine-rich repeat and death domain-containing protein 1 isoform X1, translating into MSLEKEDDTPGGLNIEELESFHSTTRDGAREESLRLSEAAGIADPAVESLSEISQEGPQAETGVRKQELKSADKDAGEQVLAGAFRDSRPGLSPSAANAESAGKRSVFLSPTKERSFTLRLSHKGLQDMPLSASEGQDVKTLLLQNNEIKTLRLNTFNLSNLEVLILERNRLTLLPPEISLLDKLKVLNVNHNQLSCLPEELPKLVNIKELFLNHNSIDEFPFALKSLETLELAGNKLKTLPDAMADMDNLKVLNIDSNQISIFPRVLCYLPNLENLSLCGNFIQSLPKDIKELKKLQEFSISHNKLIFLAVQLFQLTKLKVLRADDNKLEFLSDKVENLGELTFLNLSKNALKSITDNLCNCTMLTHLILCDNQLTQLPANIHRLKHLQELSLSGNQLNSLDEQISQLKDLSKIELSGNVLTYIPVELKTCIRITKADLSNNKLSQFPNVVCALPDLKYLNLSGNSISELTPGISGIKDLEHLELNKNKLASFSACLCSLTKLVYLDVSENEISSVPAAVSEMKALQVLLLHHNKFDSFPEELCSLKGLKTLDISNNHIKTIPLKISRLEMIKDLNVSNNQFASFPSEICHLSSLEKLTVCQVNGLKLTKIPEELSKLVSLRELDISHNALKEIPDSIGELKDLVHLIANNNEIIQLPQSITSLGNLQRLDLSENRLRYLPAGLRHMYLLKDINFDGNSLFEPLQDVCKGKQLHPILCYLESADERDEKILRKIMEMIADNVPSKDFEFFCQKLQLGQADVETLQNARALKLKEKMIKALDIWISKNQALTYDEMIEKLIRVLVMTGMHHLTNKANALKLFLRSVTF; encoded by the exons ATGtctctggagaaggaagatgaTACGCCAGGTGGTCTAAATATAGAAGAACTGGAGAGCTTCCACAGCACTACCCGTGACGGTGCCAGGGAAGAATCATTGCGTTTATCAGAAGCTGCTGGAATAGCTGACCCAGCTGTGGAAAGTTTGAGTGAAATTTCACAGGAAGGGCCTCAAGCGGAAACAGGTGTGAGAAAACAAGAGCTAAAGTCAGCTGACAAAGATGCTGGAGAGCAAGTACTTGCAGGTGCTTTCAGAGACTCCAGACCAGGCTTGTCACCATCAGCAGCAAATGCTGAAAGTGCTGGGAAGAGGTCAGTGTTTTTATCGCCTACGAAAGAAAGGAGTTTCACACTTAGACTGAGCCATAAAGGGCTCCAGGACATGCCTCTGTCTGCTTCTGAAGGCCAAGATGTAAAAACCTTGCTCTTAcagaacaatgaaataaaaacgCTTCGCTTAAATACATTTAACCTGTCTAATCTGGAGGTCCTGATACTTGAAAGAAACAGGCTGACGCTGCTGCCACCAGAAATATCATTGCTTGATAAACTGAAAGTGTTGAATGTCAATCACAACCAGTTATCGTGCCTCCCCGAAGAACTGCCCAAGCTCGTAAATATTAAGGAGCTCTTTCTCAATCACAACAGCATTGATGAATTTCCTTTTGCGTTGAAAAGCCTTGAAACATTAGAGCTTGCTGGGAACAAGCTGAAAACTTTGCCAGATGCCATGGCTGACATGGACAACTTGAAGGTACTCAACATCGATTCCAATCAGATCTCAATATTTCCAAGGGTTCTCTGCTACCTTCCTAACTTAGAAAATCTCAGTTTATGTGGGAACTTCATTCAGAGTTTACCGAAGGATATTAAAGAGCTCAAGAAACTACAAGAGTTTTCAATCAGTCACAATAAGCTTATATTTCTGGCTGTGCAGCTTTTCCAGCTGACAAAACTGAAAGTACTCAGAGCTGATGATAACAAACTGGAGTTTCTTTCAGATAAAGTGGAGAATTTGGGAGAACTTACATTTCTGAACCTTTCAAAGAATGCACTCAAAAGCATTACAGATAATCTTTGCAACTGTACTATGCTGACACATCTTATCCTGTGTGATAATCAGTTAACCCAGCTCCCTGCCAATATTCACAGACTTAAACATTTACAGGAGCTTTCTTTAAGTGGGAATCAACTGAACTCACTGGATGAACAAATATCGCAGTTAAAAGACCTCTCCAAAATAGAGCTTTCTGGAAATGTATTAACATACATCCCTGTCGAATTAAAAACTTGTATAAGGATAACCAAAGCTGACCTCAGCAATAATAAGCTCTCTCAGTTTCCAAATGTGGTGTGTGCGCTGCCTGATCTTAAATACTTAAATCTTAGTGGCAACTCTATTTCAGAATTAACACCTGGGATTTCTGGCATTAAAGATTTGGAGCATCTAGAATTAAACAAGAATAAACTGGCGTCATTTTCTGCATGCTTGTGCAGCCTCACAAAACTGGTCTACTTGGATGTAAGCGAGAATGAAATCAGTAGCGTGCCAGCAGCGGTATCTGAAATGAAGGCTCTCCAGGTTCTTCTTCTGCACCACAACAAGTTTGACTCATTTCCTGAAGAACTGTGTTCTTTGAAGGGTTTAAAAACACTCGACATTTCAAATAATCACATAAAGACTATTCCTTTAAAGATCAGCAGACTGGAAATGATTAAAGACTTAAATGTATCAAACAACCAGTTTGCATCTTTTCCATCAGAAATATGTCATCTTTCATCACTGGAGAAATTGACTGTGTGTCAAGTGAATGGGTTGAAG TTAACTAAAATTCCAGAGGAGCTTTCCAAACTGGTTTCCCTGAGGGAGCTTGACATCTCTCATAACGCGTTAAAGGAAATACCAGACAGCATAGGGGAACTGAAGGATTTGGTCCATTTAATTGCTAATAACAATGAGATCATCCAGCTCCCCCAATCTATTACATCACTAGGAAATCTGCAGCGCCTTGATCTTAGTG AAAATCGGCTGAGATATTTGCCTGCTGGCCTTCGTCACATGTACTTGCTGAAAGACATAAACTTTGATGGAAATTCTCTGTTTGAACCACTACAAGACGTATGTAAAGGAAAGCAATTACATCCCATTCTATGCTATCTGGAAAGTGCTGATGAAAGAGATG AGAAAATATTACGCAAGATAATGGAAATGATTGCTGACAATGTTCCTTCCAAAGATTTTGAATTCTTCTGCCAGAAACTACAGCTTGGCCAGGCTGACGTTGAGACTCTGCAAAATGCCAG GGCTCTTAagttgaaagagaaaatgatcaAGGCGCTGGACATCTGGATCAGTAAAAACCAAGCCTTAACATACGATGAAATGATAGAGAAGCTGATCAGAGTGCTGGTAATGACAGGCATGCATCACCTCACCAACAAGGCGAACGCTTTAAAGCTCTTTTTGCGTTCGGTGACGTTCTAA
- the LRRD1 gene encoding leucine-rich repeat and death domain-containing protein 1 isoform X2, with the protein MSLEKEDDTPGGLNIEELESFHSTTRDGAREESLRLSEAAGIADPAVESLSEISQEGPQAETGVRKQELKSADKDAGEQVLAGAFRDSRPGLSPSAANAESAGKRSVFLSPTKERSFTLRLSHKGLQDMPLSASEGQDVKTLLLQNNEIKTLRLNTFNLSNLEVLILERNRLTLLPPEISLLDKLKVLNVNHNQLSCLPEELPKLVNIKELFLNHNSIDEFPFALKSLETLELAGNKLKTLPDAMADMDNLKVLNIDSNQISIFPRVLCYLPNLENLSLCGNFIQSLPKDIKELKKLQEFSISHNKLIFLAVQLFQLTKLKVLRADDNKLEFLSDKVENLGELTFLNLSKNALKSITDNLCNCTMLTHLILCDNQLTQLPANIHRLKHLQELSLSGNQLNSLDEQISQLKDLSKIELSGNVLTYIPVELKTCIRITKADLSNNKLSQFPNVVCALPDLKYLNLSGNSISELTPGISGIKDLEHLELNKNKLASFSACLCSLTKLVYLDVSENEISSVPAAVSEMKALQVLLLHHNKFDSFPEELCSLKGLKTLDISNNHIKTIPLKISRLEMIKDLNVSNNQFASFPSEICHLSSLEKLTVCQVNGLKLTKIPEELSKLVSLRELDISHNALKEIPDSIGELKDLVHLIANNNEIIQLPQSITSLGNLQRLDLSENRLRYLPAGLRHMYLLKDINFDGNSLFEPLQDVCKGKQLHPILCYLESADERDGLLS; encoded by the exons ATGtctctggagaaggaagatgaTACGCCAGGTGGTCTAAATATAGAAGAACTGGAGAGCTTCCACAGCACTACCCGTGACGGTGCCAGGGAAGAATCATTGCGTTTATCAGAAGCTGCTGGAATAGCTGACCCAGCTGTGGAAAGTTTGAGTGAAATTTCACAGGAAGGGCCTCAAGCGGAAACAGGTGTGAGAAAACAAGAGCTAAAGTCAGCTGACAAAGATGCTGGAGAGCAAGTACTTGCAGGTGCTTTCAGAGACTCCAGACCAGGCTTGTCACCATCAGCAGCAAATGCTGAAAGTGCTGGGAAGAGGTCAGTGTTTTTATCGCCTACGAAAGAAAGGAGTTTCACACTTAGACTGAGCCATAAAGGGCTCCAGGACATGCCTCTGTCTGCTTCTGAAGGCCAAGATGTAAAAACCTTGCTCTTAcagaacaatgaaataaaaacgCTTCGCTTAAATACATTTAACCTGTCTAATCTGGAGGTCCTGATACTTGAAAGAAACAGGCTGACGCTGCTGCCACCAGAAATATCATTGCTTGATAAACTGAAAGTGTTGAATGTCAATCACAACCAGTTATCGTGCCTCCCCGAAGAACTGCCCAAGCTCGTAAATATTAAGGAGCTCTTTCTCAATCACAACAGCATTGATGAATTTCCTTTTGCGTTGAAAAGCCTTGAAACATTAGAGCTTGCTGGGAACAAGCTGAAAACTTTGCCAGATGCCATGGCTGACATGGACAACTTGAAGGTACTCAACATCGATTCCAATCAGATCTCAATATTTCCAAGGGTTCTCTGCTACCTTCCTAACTTAGAAAATCTCAGTTTATGTGGGAACTTCATTCAGAGTTTACCGAAGGATATTAAAGAGCTCAAGAAACTACAAGAGTTTTCAATCAGTCACAATAAGCTTATATTTCTGGCTGTGCAGCTTTTCCAGCTGACAAAACTGAAAGTACTCAGAGCTGATGATAACAAACTGGAGTTTCTTTCAGATAAAGTGGAGAATTTGGGAGAACTTACATTTCTGAACCTTTCAAAGAATGCACTCAAAAGCATTACAGATAATCTTTGCAACTGTACTATGCTGACACATCTTATCCTGTGTGATAATCAGTTAACCCAGCTCCCTGCCAATATTCACAGACTTAAACATTTACAGGAGCTTTCTTTAAGTGGGAATCAACTGAACTCACTGGATGAACAAATATCGCAGTTAAAAGACCTCTCCAAAATAGAGCTTTCTGGAAATGTATTAACATACATCCCTGTCGAATTAAAAACTTGTATAAGGATAACCAAAGCTGACCTCAGCAATAATAAGCTCTCTCAGTTTCCAAATGTGGTGTGTGCGCTGCCTGATCTTAAATACTTAAATCTTAGTGGCAACTCTATTTCAGAATTAACACCTGGGATTTCTGGCATTAAAGATTTGGAGCATCTAGAATTAAACAAGAATAAACTGGCGTCATTTTCTGCATGCTTGTGCAGCCTCACAAAACTGGTCTACTTGGATGTAAGCGAGAATGAAATCAGTAGCGTGCCAGCAGCGGTATCTGAAATGAAGGCTCTCCAGGTTCTTCTTCTGCACCACAACAAGTTTGACTCATTTCCTGAAGAACTGTGTTCTTTGAAGGGTTTAAAAACACTCGACATTTCAAATAATCACATAAAGACTATTCCTTTAAAGATCAGCAGACTGGAAATGATTAAAGACTTAAATGTATCAAACAACCAGTTTGCATCTTTTCCATCAGAAATATGTCATCTTTCATCACTGGAGAAATTGACTGTGTGTCAAGTGAATGGGTTGAAG TTAACTAAAATTCCAGAGGAGCTTTCCAAACTGGTTTCCCTGAGGGAGCTTGACATCTCTCATAACGCGTTAAAGGAAATACCAGACAGCATAGGGGAACTGAAGGATTTGGTCCATTTAATTGCTAATAACAATGAGATCATCCAGCTCCCCCAATCTATTACATCACTAGGAAATCTGCAGCGCCTTGATCTTAGTG AAAATCGGCTGAGATATTTGCCTGCTGGCCTTCGTCACATGTACTTGCTGAAAGACATAAACTTTGATGGAAATTCTCTGTTTGAACCACTACAAGACGTATGTAAAGGAAAGCAATTACATCCCATTCTATGCTATCTGGAAAGTGCTGATGAAAGAGATG GGCTCTTAagttga
- the CYP51A1 gene encoding lanosterol 14-alpha demethylase — MLSLPEVGGILLERAAVGNPLSLLLAASAFALSLGYLFQLGYRRHVGADRTNHPPHIPSSIPFLGHAIAFGKSPIEFLENAYDKYGPVFSFTMVGKTFTYLLGSDAAALLFNSKNEDLNAEDVYSRLTTPVFGKGVAYDVPNAVFLEQKKMLKTGLNIAQFKQHVSLIEEETKEYFKAWGESGERNLFEAFSELIILTASHCLHGKEIRSLLNEKVAQLYADLDGGFTHAAWLLPTWTPLPSFRRRDRAHREIKNIFYKVIQKRRSAEEKEDDMLQTLLDATYKDGRPLTDDEIAGMLIGLLLAGQHTSSTTSAWLGFFIARDKAIQDQCYAEQKAVCGDDLPPLTYDQLKDLSLLDRCLKETLRLRPPIMTMMRLAKTPQTVAGYNIPPGHQVCVSPTVNQRLKDSWKDALDFKPDRYLQDNPAAGEKFAYIPFGAGRHRCIGENFAYLQIKTIWSTLLRLYDFDLVNDYFPSINYTTMIHTPNNPVIRYKRRSL, encoded by the exons ATGCTGAGCCTGCCGGAGGTGGGCGGCATCCTGCTGGAAAGGGCCGCCGTCGGCAACccgctgtccctgctgctggccGCCTCCGCCTTCGCGCTCAGCCTCGGCTACCTCTTCCAGCTGGGCTACCGCCGCCACGTCGGAGCCGACCGGACG aacCACCCTCCTCACATCCCGTCAAGCATCCCGTTCCTCGGACACGCCATAGCGTTTGGAAAGAGCCCTATTGAATTTCTGGAAAACGCCTATGACAAG TATGGACCTGTGTTCAGTTTCACTATGGTTGGCAAGACGTTTACGTACCTGCTGGGCAGcgatgctgcagcactgctcttcaacagtaaaaatgaagacTTGAATGCAGAGGATGTGTACTCCCGGCTGACCACACCAGTCTTTGGGAAGGGAGTGGCTTACGATGTCCCTAACGCg GTATTTTTGGAACAGAAGAAGATGCTCAAGACTGGGCTAAACATTGCTCAGTTTAAGCAGCACGTATCTCTGatagaagaagaaacaaaggaataTTTCAAAGCTTGGGGAGAGAGTGGAGAAAGAA ACCTGTTTGAAGCCTTTTCAGAACTGATCATCTTGACAGCAAGTCACTGCTTGCatgggaaagaaataagaagcttACTGAATGAGAAGGTGGCTCAGCTGTATGCTGACCTGGATGGGGGCTTCACTCATGCTGCGTGGCTTCTGCCAACCTGGACACCTCTGCCCAGCTTCAG GCGTCGAGATCGagcacacagagaaataaagaacatcTTCTACAAGGTTATCCAGAAGCGTCGGAgtgctgaggaaaaggaggatgaCATGCTCCAAACTCTACTTGATGCTACGTACAA GGATGGCCGCCCGCTGACAGATGACGAGATAGCTGGGATGCTCATTGGGCTGCtcctggcagggcagcacacaTCCTCAACCACCAGTGCCTGGCTGGGCTTCTTCATAGCCAGAGACAAAGCGATCCAGGATCAGTGCTACGCAGAGCAGAAAGCCGTCTGTGGAGATGATTTGCCACCATTAACTTACGACCAG CTCAAAGATCTCAGTTTGCTAGATCGCTGCCTAAAGGAAACCTTAAGGCTTAGACCTCCTATAATGACCATGATGAGACTGGCCAAAACTCCGCAG ACGGTCGCAGGATACAACATTCCCCCCGGCCATCAGGTCTGCGTGTCTCCCACCGTTAACCAACGCCTGAAGGACTCCTGGAAGGACGCCCTGGACTTCAAGCCTGACCGCTATCTCCAGGACAACCCGGCAGCTGGGGAGAAGTTTGCCTACATTCCATTTGGTGCTG GCCGTCATCGCTGCATTGGAGAGAACTTCGCTTACCTTCAGATCAAGACTATTTGGTCCACGTTGCTTCGTTTGTATGACTTTGATCTCGTCAATGACTACTTTCCAAGTATAAATTATACAACCATGATACACACACCTAATAACCCGGTTATCAGATATAAGAGGAGGTCACTGTAA